From a single Candidatus Sulfotelmatobacter sp. genomic region:
- a CDS encoding nitrite/sulfite reductase translates to MTQTAKETTAQRVERLKRAANPWDGLEEIRRFARDGFDSIPPEWIGTYFRWWGVYTQGDGAGVTGGQGGVGKALQRFMVRIRIPNGIMTSRQLRAIANLTRRHANGIADLTVRQNIQLHWVTIESLPEVLDGLAQVGLNTTGACGDVVRNVTGCPVAGVDADELVDASPLVLETSHLLAGNADFYNLPRKFKISITGCRVWCPYPEINDIGLTAITRTVGGKPEIGFSLRVAGGLSTEPYLGARLNAFVRWNQVLPVVKGIAELFRDSDVLREHRERARLKFLFLRHGWTADRFLDELHQRIGFQLDPAVEEHPPDDVYRDHVGIHAQKQSGLAYVGAVALRGRITADQMQAAADLAERYADGELRATNMQNLLVVNVPIINADELAKEFDEIGLKVGGSPFWRGTVACSGTEFCKLAITETKQFSRWLVEEMEERLPGFDQHLKLHVTGCPNSCGQHWIADIGIEGKKIKVNGDMVDAYYFCVGGALGFHQATARPVGYRCPATEVPDALERLLGRYLAQREPGENLRRFFVRHTDAQLREFLAGEVVAAVARDLPEPTRGLAQSAGGIGD, encoded by the coding sequence ATGACACAAACTGCGAAGGAAACCACAGCCCAGCGAGTTGAGCGCCTGAAGCGCGCCGCCAACCCATGGGACGGATTGGAAGAAATCCGCCGCTTCGCGCGCGACGGATTCGATTCCATCCCTCCGGAATGGATCGGAACCTATTTCCGCTGGTGGGGAGTCTACACCCAGGGCGATGGCGCTGGAGTAACCGGCGGCCAGGGCGGCGTGGGTAAGGCGCTGCAACGCTTCATGGTGCGCATCCGGATTCCCAACGGCATCATGACTTCCCGCCAACTGCGCGCCATCGCCAATCTCACCCGCCGCCATGCCAACGGCATCGCCGACCTGACCGTACGCCAGAACATTCAACTGCACTGGGTCACGATCGAATCGCTGCCGGAGGTGCTCGACGGCCTCGCGCAGGTTGGACTCAACACCACCGGCGCTTGCGGCGATGTGGTCCGCAACGTCACCGGCTGCCCCGTCGCCGGCGTAGACGCCGACGAACTCGTCGACGCATCGCCTCTGGTCCTGGAGACATCGCACCTTCTGGCGGGCAATGCCGATTTCTACAATCTGCCCCGCAAGTTCAAGATTTCGATCACGGGCTGCCGCGTGTGGTGCCCGTATCCGGAGATCAACGACATCGGACTGACCGCGATCACACGCACGGTTGGCGGAAAGCCAGAGATTGGATTCTCTCTCCGCGTCGCTGGCGGACTTTCGACGGAACCGTATCTCGGCGCGCGGCTGAATGCATTCGTGCGCTGGAACCAGGTGCTGCCGGTCGTCAAGGGCATCGCAGAATTGTTCCGCGATTCCGACGTGTTGCGCGAGCACCGCGAACGCGCACGCTTGAAATTTCTCTTCCTGCGCCATGGCTGGACCGCCGACCGCTTCCTCGACGAACTGCACCAGCGCATCGGATTCCAACTTGATCCCGCCGTTGAAGAGCATCCGCCCGATGATGTGTATCGCGACCATGTCGGAATTCATGCGCAGAAGCAGTCCGGTCTAGCGTATGTGGGAGCCGTGGCCTTGCGCGGACGCATCACCGCCGATCAGATGCAGGCCGCAGCCGACCTTGCCGAGCGCTATGCCGATGGCGAATTGCGGGCCACCAACATGCAGAACCTGCTGGTCGTAAACGTGCCCATCATCAACGCCGACGAACTGGCCAAAGAATTCGATGAGATTGGATTGAAGGTCGGTGGCTCCCCATTCTGGCGGGGAACAGTGGCGTGCAGCGGCACAGAGTTTTGCAAACTTGCCATCACGGAAACCAAGCAGTTTTCCCGCTGGCTAGTGGAAGAAATGGAAGAGCGGCTTCCCGGTTTCGATCAGCACCTGAAGCTGCACGTGACGGGATGTCCCAACAGTTGCGGACAGCATTGGATCGCCGACATCGGCATTGAAGGCAAGAAGATCAAAGTTAATGGCGACATGGTCGATGCCTATTACTTCTGCGTAGGCGGCGCGCTCGGATTCCATCAGGCGACCGCGCGGCCCGTCGGATATCGTTGCCCGGCGACTGAAGTTCCCGACGCGCTCGAACGACTGTTGGGCCGATACCTGGCGCAGCGCGAACCGGGAGAAAATCTACGCCGCTTTTTTGTTCGACACACCGATGCGCAACTGCGTGAGTTTCTTGCGGGCGAGGTTGTGGCCGCAGTGGCCCGCGACTTGCCAGAGCCAACTCGCGGCTTGGCGCAGTCTGCCGGAGGAATCGGTGATTAA
- a CDS encoding bifunctional precorrin-2 dehydrogenase/sirohydrochlorin ferrochelatase — MINLFPMFLKLEGRQCLVVGAGKVGEPKIGGLLDTGARIRVVALDATPAVREWARAGLLDLELRAFSTDDLSGVFMAIVATNARSLNEFVYREAQRRGVLCNVVDVPDLCDFFYPAVVRRGDLQIAVSTAGQSPSLAQKIRQQLEKQFGPGYAAWVADLGETRKLILASDLDKGRKLHLLHSLASREALEAALAETPELAAKGEGA; from the coding sequence GTGATTAACTTGTTCCCCATGTTTCTGAAGCTGGAGGGCAGGCAATGCCTTGTCGTGGGCGCCGGAAAAGTTGGCGAACCCAAGATCGGCGGCTTGCTCGACACCGGAGCGCGCATCCGCGTGGTCGCTCTCGATGCTACTCCTGCGGTCCGCGAATGGGCGCGCGCGGGATTGCTCGATCTCGAATTGCGCGCCTTTTCGACCGACGACTTGTCGGGCGTCTTTATGGCCATCGTGGCCACGAATGCGCGCAGCTTGAACGAGTTCGTATATCGCGAAGCGCAGCGGCGCGGCGTGCTTTGCAACGTGGTCGACGTTCCCGATCTCTGCGACTTCTTCTATCCCGCGGTCGTGCGCCGTGGCGATTTGCAGATCGCAGTTTCAACCGCAGGGCAAAGTCCTTCGCTGGCGCAGAAGATTCGCCAGCAGCTTGAAAAACAATTTGGCCCCGGATATGCCGCGTGGGTAGCGGACCTTGGTGAAACTCGAAAGCTCATCCTGGCCAGCGATCTCGACAAAGGACGCAAGCTCCATCTTTTACATTCGCTGGCCAGCAGGGAAGCGCTGGAAGCGGCGCTGGCCGAGACCCCGGAACTCGCTGCCAAGGGGGAGGGCGCATGA
- the cobA gene encoding uroporphyrinogen-III C-methyltransferase, protein MKGKVYLVGAGPGDPELLTVKALRVLQTADAVLHDDLVAPEVLKLIPARAQKRNVGKRCGKKKIQQEEINFLMIALADSGLRVVRLKSGDPLIFGRAGEEMEALRRANIAFEVVPGVSSAMGAAAVAEIPLTHRRASSALVFLTAHQAPGSEAANWDKLASSGATLVIYMPGQNYAEIAARLKASGLAPETPCVIISRATTPQQRAHRSTIAELHRPPKLAAPTLLVVGEVVRWADPEVMGPRFAISAISAGESNPLPAAVFTEVSSAGFRTNEEPGA, encoded by the coding sequence ATGAAAGGAAAAGTCTATCTCGTTGGCGCCGGGCCAGGCGATCCGGAGTTACTCACAGTAAAGGCGCTGCGTGTGCTGCAAACAGCCGATGCCGTGTTGCACGATGATTTGGTCGCGCCGGAAGTCTTGAAACTCATCCCGGCAAGGGCGCAAAAGCGTAACGTCGGCAAGCGCTGCGGGAAGAAGAAAATTCAGCAAGAGGAAATTAACTTTCTGATGATCGCGCTCGCGGATTCGGGTCTGCGCGTAGTGCGGTTAAAAAGCGGAGATCCGTTGATCTTCGGCCGAGCGGGAGAAGAAATGGAAGCGCTCCGAAGAGCCAACATTGCGTTCGAAGTTGTACCCGGAGTTAGCTCCGCCATGGGTGCGGCGGCCGTGGCGGAGATTCCGTTGACTCATCGACGCGCATCTTCCGCGCTGGTGTTTCTTACGGCACATCAAGCGCCGGGAAGTGAAGCCGCAAACTGGGACAAGTTAGCGAGCAGTGGCGCAACGCTCGTCATTTACATGCCCGGACAGAATTACGCCGAGATCGCCGCGAGGCTGAAAGCATCCGGTTTGGCGCCGGAAACCCCATGTGTGATTATTTCGCGCGCGACCACGCCACAGCAGCGCGCGCACCGTTCCACGATCGCCGAGTTGCACCGGCCGCCGAAGCTCGCCGCTCCAACGTTGCTGGTAGTTGGAGAAGTCGTGCGCTGGGCCGATCCAGAAGTCATGGGCCCGCGATTCGCTATATCGGCTATTTCCGCGGGTGAAAGCAATCCGCTGCCCGCCGCGGTTTTCACCGAAGTTTCGTCAGCGGGATTCAGAACAAATGAGGAGCCAGGGGCGTGA
- a CDS encoding phosphoadenylyl-sulfate reductase → MKTIEGDIQKQIGDVQHAAESWTPQRALAWAFETFGNNVAISSAFGAEGMVLIDMASRVRKEFRLFTIDTEFLFPETYNLIDRIEEKYGIAVEKVYSELSPEEQERTHGEALWKRDPDLCCGLRKVEPLRRKLGELSAWITSIRRDQTSVRSAARRVERDAKFGLVKINPLVDWTSKQVWRYIHDHDVPYNTLHNQDYPSIGCTHCTRAVRPGEDPRAGRWPGFAKTECGLHLIEPLPPASEAAKIAKVGN, encoded by the coding sequence GTGAAGACCATCGAGGGCGATATTCAAAAGCAGATCGGAGATGTGCAGCATGCAGCGGAAAGCTGGACTCCGCAGCGCGCGTTAGCCTGGGCATTCGAGACTTTCGGGAACAACGTTGCCATTTCTTCGGCATTTGGCGCCGAGGGAATGGTCCTGATCGATATGGCCTCGCGCGTCCGCAAAGAGTTTCGCCTGTTCACCATCGACACCGAATTTCTCTTCCCCGAAACCTACAACCTGATCGATCGGATCGAAGAAAAATACGGCATCGCGGTCGAGAAAGTGTATTCCGAGCTTTCACCCGAAGAGCAGGAGCGCACGCACGGCGAAGCGCTCTGGAAGCGTGATCCGGACCTGTGCTGCGGCTTGCGCAAAGTAGAGCCGCTGCGCCGCAAACTCGGAGAGTTGAGCGCCTGGATTACCAGCATTCGCCGCGACCAAACCTCAGTCCGCTCCGCCGCACGCCGAGTGGAACGGGACGCCAAGTTCGGCCTGGTGAAGATCAATCCCCTGGTCGATTGGACATCCAAGCAAGTGTGGCGCTACATCCACGATCATGATGTTCCCTACAACACGCTTCACAATCAGGACTACCCCAGCATCGGCTGCACGCATTGCACTCGCGCGGTTCGCCCAGGAGAAGATCCCCGCGCCGGCCGCTGGCCCGGATTCGCCAAAACCGAATGCGGCCTGCACCTCATCGAGCCGCTACCTCCAGCATCTGAAGCGGCGAAAATCGCCAAGGTGGGGAATTGA
- a CDS encoding LysR family transcriptional regulator has product MDFDQLITFLEVARQGSFSRAGEKVFRSQSAVSAQIRQLEQEYGDRLLDRSGKTVKLTPAGQVFFEYAERLKSLRDESLTAVADHSGTPRGTLRVGANEATCLYVLPEVFGEYCRRYPPVQISIYRNFTYKIVEKLENGQVEVGILTLPIQSPSLKIQPIFRDKLMLMVSPKNPLARFKVVPVSEIVKHPLLFPKTGHTRRLLDKLFRPHSADLQVRMELPSIGMIKSFVAADLGVSLISASFARDEVDSGRVKLIEIEDAVLYRELGLAYRRDRTLSVASTAFVALLRQFATQMKKAED; this is encoded by the coding sequence ATGGACTTCGATCAACTCATTACGTTCCTGGAAGTGGCCCGGCAAGGCAGCTTTTCCCGCGCTGGAGAGAAGGTTTTCCGCTCCCAGTCAGCGGTTAGCGCGCAAATCCGGCAACTGGAGCAGGAATATGGCGACCGCCTGCTCGACCGCTCGGGCAAGACGGTGAAGCTCACGCCGGCGGGGCAGGTGTTTTTTGAATACGCCGAGCGACTGAAGAGCCTGCGCGATGAGTCGTTGACGGCGGTTGCGGACCATAGCGGCACGCCGCGCGGCACCTTGCGTGTGGGGGCGAACGAAGCAACTTGTTTATACGTTCTGCCGGAAGTGTTCGGAGAATATTGCCGGCGCTATCCTCCAGTGCAGATCAGCATCTACCGCAATTTCACTTACAAGATCGTGGAGAAACTGGAAAACGGGCAGGTGGAAGTGGGGATTTTGACGCTGCCGATCCAGTCGCCGAGCCTGAAGATTCAGCCTATTTTCCGCGACAAGCTGATGCTGATGGTGAGTCCCAAGAATCCGCTGGCTAGGTTCAAGGTGGTACCGGTGAGCGAGATCGTCAAGCATCCACTGCTGTTTCCGAAGACCGGGCACACGCGCAGGCTGCTCGATAAACTGTTCCGCCCCCATTCCGCCGACCTTCAGGTTCGGATGGAGTTGCCCAGCATTGGGATGATCAAGAGCTTTGTGGCGGCGGATTTGGGCGTGTCGCTGATCAGCGCGTCATTCGCGCGCGATGAGGTCGACTCCGGGCGGGTCAAACTGATCGAGATTGAAGACGCGGTGCTGTACCGTGAGCTTGGGCTCGCCTATCGCCGCGACCGCACCCTTTCCGTGGCGTCGACGGCGTTTGTCGCGCTGCTGCGGCAGTTCGCCACGCAGATGAAGAAGGCGGAAGATTAG
- the gltB gene encoding glutamate synthase large subunit → MTTRLNSKLGVSKPRRPAAQGLYNPAHEHDACGIGFVASISGQKSHEIVRKGIQVLLNLAHRGACGCDPETGDGAGVLIQIPHKFFARECEKLGFTLPKAGSYGVGMTFLPVEKHQRLQCEGILERIVREEGLTLIGWRDTPVYASAIGRVARASQPYIQQIFVKCPAAVCADEEAFERKLYVVRKRAENEIRESGIGDAEMFYIPSLSCRTIVYKGLLLASQITNFYRELSDPDAVSALCLVHQRFSTNTFPSWDRAHPYRYVAHNGEINTLRGNVNWMQARQSLLQSPLFGDDLKKLYPIIAPDGSDSANFDNAVELLLQAGRSLPHVMAMLIPEAWSGNPHMKPEKRAFYEYHACLMEPWDGPAAMAFTDGRVIGATLDRNGLRPGRYVVTHDDLVVMASEAGVLDIAPEQVKSKGRLQPGKMFLVDTVEGRIVSDKEIKQKLAARRPYAEWVKDNQITIDQLPDPTRMHHPDAETLLRRQRAFGYSDEDLRMLLAPMASKGEEPIGSMGTDTPLACLSDKPQSLFNYFKQLFAQVTNPPIDPIREEMVMSLISYIGSERNILEEAPENCHMLKLEHPLLSNRELEKLRRVSNRDLLATTLPALFRAADGESGLKRALDDLCQRASFAVKAGYSLLILSDRGVDKDYAPIPCLLALAAVHNLLVREETRTQVALITESGEPREVMHFALLSGYGASAINPYLALESVENLAWRGELGDVTPELAVKHFMKAIKKGLLKTFSKMGISTLQSYQGAQVFEAIGLNKELIDAYFAGTISRLEGIGLSVLAAEAQLKHEYAFRPLTEFETELAVGGAYHQRVNGEYHLLNPQTIGKLQHAVREDSFKTFQEYTDLIDNQSANLCTLRGLMKLKKSDTPLPIEEVEPAKEIVKRFTTGAMSFGSIGKEAHETLAIAMNRIGGKSNTGEGGEDEERFRPDASGDLRRSAVKQVASARFGVTANYLVNADELQIKMAQGAKPGEGGQLPGHKVDDVIARLRHSIPGVGLISPPPHHDIYSIEDLAQLIYDLKNVNPQARIAVKLVAEVGVGTVAAGVAKAHADVVLISGDSGGTGASPLSSIKHAGVPWELGLAETQQVLLLNDLRSRIRVQTDGKLQTGRDVAIAALLGAEEFGFATTPLIAMGCIMMRKCHLNTCSVGIATQDPVLRQQFKGQPEHVINFFFFIAQQLRQYMADLGFRTVDEMVGRVDMLDVNSALNFWKDHWKAKGLDFSAIFYNPPVPSRVARRRIHSQDHGLEQALDHKILGQVQDALESLTPIKVNFPVRNIHRSVGSMLSGEIARRHGSAGLPDDTVCVQLSGSAGQSLGAFLAKGVTLTLEGEANDYVGKGLSGGRIVVYPPRGSGFAAEENILIGNVALYGATSGEAFFNGVAGERFAVRNSGATAVVEGVGDHGCEYMTNGLVLVLGSCGRNFAAGMSGGVAYVFDERGDFTEKRCNLDSVDLEPLLDGQDVQIVRDMITRHRELTGSRRAQSILANWNEMSSRFIKVFPHEFKRVLGISRSEQAYIPSQPVSLLAEAEQLQAEQLQAEQLQAEQVQHGQVLHG, encoded by the coding sequence ATGACGACGCGTCTCAACTCGAAGCTTGGCGTGAGCAAGCCCCGCCGGCCTGCCGCCCAGGGCCTCTACAACCCCGCGCACGAGCACGACGCCTGCGGCATCGGATTTGTCGCCAGCATAAGCGGTCAGAAAAGCCACGAGATCGTTCGCAAGGGAATCCAGGTTCTGCTCAACCTCGCGCATCGCGGCGCATGCGGCTGCGATCCTGAAACCGGAGATGGCGCCGGCGTCCTGATTCAGATTCCACACAAGTTCTTCGCGCGCGAATGCGAGAAGCTTGGCTTTACGCTGCCGAAAGCGGGAAGCTACGGCGTCGGCATGACCTTCCTGCCCGTCGAGAAGCATCAGCGCCTTCAGTGCGAAGGAATTCTCGAACGCATCGTTCGCGAAGAGGGCCTGACGCTCATCGGTTGGCGCGACACTCCGGTCTATGCTTCTGCGATCGGTCGCGTAGCGCGTGCCTCGCAGCCGTATATCCAGCAGATTTTCGTTAAATGCCCTGCCGCCGTTTGCGCCGACGAAGAGGCCTTCGAACGCAAGCTCTACGTCGTGCGCAAGCGTGCCGAAAATGAAATCCGCGAATCCGGCATTGGAGACGCGGAAATGTTTTATATCCCGTCGCTCTCCTGCCGCACCATCGTTTACAAGGGATTGCTGCTGGCTTCGCAAATCACCAACTTCTATCGCGAACTTTCCGATCCCGATGCAGTCAGCGCGTTGTGTCTGGTCCACCAGCGCTTCTCGACCAATACGTTTCCCAGTTGGGATCGCGCGCATCCTTACCGCTATGTCGCGCACAACGGTGAGATCAACACGCTTCGTGGCAACGTCAACTGGATGCAGGCTCGCCAGTCGCTGTTGCAATCTCCGCTCTTTGGCGACGATTTGAAAAAGCTTTACCCAATCATCGCTCCCGACGGCAGCGACTCCGCCAACTTCGACAATGCAGTCGAATTGCTTCTCCAGGCCGGACGCAGCCTGCCGCATGTGATGGCCATGCTGATTCCAGAAGCCTGGTCGGGCAATCCGCACATGAAGCCGGAGAAGCGCGCTTTCTACGAATATCACGCGTGCCTGATGGAGCCCTGGGACGGCCCTGCTGCCATGGCATTTACCGATGGCCGCGTCATCGGCGCCACGCTCGACCGCAACGGCCTGCGTCCAGGTCGATACGTTGTCACCCACGACGATCTGGTGGTCATGGCCTCGGAAGCCGGAGTTCTCGACATCGCGCCGGAACAGGTGAAGAGCAAAGGCCGCCTCCAGCCTGGAAAAATGTTCCTGGTCGACACCGTCGAAGGCCGCATCGTTTCTGACAAAGAAATCAAGCAGAAACTCGCTGCGCGTCGACCCTACGCCGAGTGGGTGAAAGACAATCAGATCACCATCGATCAGTTGCCCGACCCCACGCGCATGCACCATCCCGACGCAGAGACGCTGCTCCGCCGCCAGCGCGCCTTCGGTTATAGCGATGAAGATTTGCGGATGCTCCTCGCGCCCATGGCCTCGAAGGGTGAAGAACCGATCGGCTCGATGGGAACCGATACGCCACTGGCCTGTCTTTCTGACAAGCCGCAGTCGCTATTTAACTATTTCAAGCAGCTATTCGCGCAGGTGACGAATCCTCCAATCGATCCCATCCGCGAAGAGATGGTGATGTCACTCATCAGCTACATCGGCAGCGAGCGCAACATTCTCGAAGAAGCGCCAGAGAATTGCCACATGCTGAAGCTGGAGCATCCGCTGCTCTCGAATCGCGAACTGGAAAAACTTCGCCGCGTTTCGAATCGCGACCTGCTCGCGACCACGCTGCCTGCTCTATTTCGCGCCGCCGACGGTGAATCTGGCCTCAAGCGCGCTCTCGACGATCTATGCCAGCGCGCCTCGTTCGCGGTAAAGGCAGGATACTCGCTGCTCATTCTTTCCGATCGCGGCGTCGACAAAGATTACGCTCCCATTCCGTGTCTGCTCGCATTGGCCGCAGTGCACAACCTGCTGGTGAGGGAGGAAACCAGAACCCAGGTTGCGCTGATCACCGAATCCGGCGAGCCGCGCGAAGTCATGCATTTTGCCTTGCTGAGCGGCTACGGCGCGAGCGCCATCAATCCGTACCTGGCGCTTGAGAGCGTGGAGAATCTGGCCTGGCGCGGCGAATTGGGCGATGTGACTCCCGAACTCGCCGTCAAGCATTTCATGAAAGCCATCAAAAAGGGCCTGCTGAAGACTTTTTCGAAGATGGGCATCTCAACGTTGCAAAGTTATCAGGGAGCGCAAGTCTTTGAAGCGATCGGGCTGAACAAAGAGTTGATCGATGCGTATTTCGCCGGGACCATCTCACGACTCGAGGGCATCGGTCTCTCGGTTCTGGCCGCCGAAGCCCAACTGAAACATGAATACGCTTTCCGCCCGCTGACCGAATTCGAAACCGAACTTGCAGTTGGCGGCGCCTATCACCAACGCGTGAACGGCGAATATCATCTTCTCAATCCGCAGACCATCGGCAAGCTGCAGCACGCCGTGCGCGAGGATAGCTTTAAGACATTCCAGGAATACACCGACCTCATCGACAATCAGAGCGCCAACCTGTGCACCTTGCGCGGCCTGATGAAGTTGAAGAAGAGCGACACGCCGCTTCCGATCGAGGAAGTCGAGCCCGCCAAAGAAATCGTGAAACGCTTTACCACCGGCGCCATGTCGTTCGGTTCGATCGGCAAGGAAGCGCACGAGACTCTGGCCATCGCCATGAACCGCATCGGCGGCAAGTCGAACACCGGCGAAGGGGGAGAAGACGAAGAGCGCTTCAGGCCCGACGCCAGCGGCGATTTACGGCGAAGCGCGGTGAAGCAGGTCGCATCTGCGCGCTTCGGTGTGACGGCAAACTATCTCGTGAACGCCGACGAGTTGCAGATCAAGATGGCGCAAGGCGCGAAACCCGGCGAGGGCGGCCAGCTGCCCGGCCACAAAGTCGACGACGTAATCGCGCGCCTGCGGCACTCGATTCCTGGCGTGGGGCTGATCTCGCCGCCACCGCATCACGATATCTACTCCATCGAAGATCTCGCGCAGCTCATCTACGACCTGAAGAATGTAAATCCGCAGGCACGCATCGCCGTGAAGCTGGTCGCCGAAGTGGGCGTCGGCACCGTCGCGGCGGGCGTGGCCAAAGCGCACGCAGATGTCGTGCTCATCAGCGGAGACAGCGGCGGCACTGGCGCGTCGCCCTTGAGTTCCATCAAGCACGCCGGCGTTCCGTGGGAACTTGGTCTCGCCGAAACCCAGCAAGTCCTTCTCTTGAACGATCTGCGCAGCCGCATCCGCGTGCAAACCGACGGTAAGTTGCAAACTGGCCGCGATGTCGCCATTGCCGCGTTACTGGGGGCAGAAGAGTTCGGCTTCGCGACCACGCCTCTAATCGCGATGGGCTGCATCATGATGCGCAAATGCCATCTCAACACTTGCTCGGTCGGCATCGCCACGCAAGACCCGGTGCTCCGCCAGCAATTCAAGGGACAGCCCGAGCACGTCATCAATTTTTTCTTTTTCATCGCCCAACAACTTCGGCAATACATGGCGGATCTCGGCTTCCGCACCGTCGACGAGATGGTCGGCCGTGTCGATATGCTCGATGTGAATTCCGCGCTGAACTTCTGGAAAGATCACTGGAAGGCGAAAGGCCTCGACTTCTCGGCAATCTTCTACAACCCGCCCGTGCCGTCGCGCGTCGCACGGCGTCGCATCCACTCGCAGGATCATGGCCTGGAGCAGGCCCTCGATCACAAAATTCTCGGGCAGGTCCAAGATGCTCTTGAAAGTTTAACGCCGATCAAAGTGAATTTTCCGGTGCGCAACATCCACCGCTCCGTCGGCAGCATGTTGAGCGGCGAAATCGCCCGCCGCCACGGTTCTGCCGGACTCCCCGACGACACCGTGTGCGTTCAACTTTCCGGCTCGGCTGGGCAGAGTCTGGGCGCGTTCCTGGCGAAAGGCGTCACGCTCACGCTCGAAGGCGAAGCCAACGATTATGTCGGCAAGGGACTCTCCGGCGGCCGCATTGTTGTTTATCCCCCGCGCGGCTCCGGTTTCGCCGCGGAAGAAAATATTCTCATCGGCAATGTGGCGCTCTACGGCGCGACGAGTGGCGAAGCCTTCTTCAATGGAGTCGCGGGTGAACGCTTTGCGGTGCGCAACTCTGGCGCGACTGCCGTTGTCGAAGGCGTCGGCGACCACGGCTGCGAATACATGACAAACGGTCTGGTGCTGGTGCTCGGATCCTGTGGCAGAAATTTCGCCGCCGGCATGAGCGGGGGCGTCGCCTACGTATTCGACGAGCGTGGAGACTTCACCGAGAAGCGCTGCAACCTCGATTCGGTTGATCTCGAGCCTCTGCTCGATGGGCAGGACGTTCAGATTGTCCGCGACATGATCACGAGGCATCGCGAACTGACCGGCAGCCGCCGCGCGCAGTCGATTCTCGCGAACTGGAACGAGATGAGCTCGCGCTTCATCAAAGTCTTCCCGCACGAATTCAAGCGCGTGCTGGGCATCAGCCGGAGCGAACAAGCCTACATTCCGAGCCAGCCTGTTTCCCTCCTGGCTGAAGCCGAGCAACTTCAAGCCGAGCAACTTCAAGCCGAGCAGCTTCAAGCCGAGCAGGTGCAGCATGGTCAGGTGTTGCATGGGTAA
- a CDS encoding glutamate synthase subunit beta, translated as MGKTTGFMDYSRELAPRRPVTERVNDWFEIYQDFPEAKLREQSARCMDCGVPFCQTGCPVSNLIPDWNDLVYRGRWKDALRQLHATNNFPEFTGRICPAPCEASCVLGINQSPVTIKQNEKNIVERGFLEGWIRPEPPKVRTAKKIAVVGSGPAGLAAAQQLCRAGHAVTVYEKADRLGGLLRYGIPEFKLEKHIIDRRLEQMSAEGVKFVTNAEVGTKIPVEDLRRDFDAIVLAGGSERPRDLKIPGRELKGIHYAMEFLAQQNKRCLGDTLDPATEILATGKRIVIIGGGDTGADCLGTVHRQKPASVHQFEIMPKPPDERSPLTPWPLWPMQLRVEGAHEEGGVRDWSIATTEFIGDAAGHVKQLHAVRVGTPPKFDSIPGTEFSMDADLVLIAMGFLGPERRGMIEQLGVQLDNRGNVATDPNYMSSIPGVFAAGDMRRGQSLVVWAISEGRKAAASVDAYLKAQSIRPVTPASAAQQIA; from the coding sequence ATGGGTAAGACCACCGGCTTCATGGATTACTCGCGCGAGCTTGCCCCGCGCCGCCCCGTAACCGAACGCGTGAATGACTGGTTCGAGATCTACCAGGATTTTCCCGAAGCCAAGCTGCGCGAGCAGAGTGCCCGCTGCATGGACTGCGGCGTGCCCTTCTGCCAAACCGGATGCCCCGTCAGCAATCTCATTCCTGACTGGAACGATCTGGTTTATCGCGGACGCTGGAAGGACGCGCTTCGCCAACTGCACGCCACGAATAATTTTCCCGAGTTCACAGGACGCATCTGTCCCGCGCCCTGCGAAGCCTCGTGCGTGCTGGGTATCAACCAGTCTCCGGTCACCATTAAGCAAAACGAAAAAAATATCGTCGAGCGCGGATTTCTCGAAGGTTGGATTCGTCCCGAGCCTCCGAAAGTTCGCACCGCAAAAAAAATCGCTGTCGTCGGCTCAGGTCCAGCCGGACTCGCTGCTGCTCAACAGTTGTGCCGCGCCGGCCACGCTGTAACGGTCTACGAAAAAGCCGACCGCCTCGGCGGACTCCTCCGCTACGGCATCCCCGAGTTCAAACTCGAAAAACACATCATCGATCGCCGCCTCGAACAGATGTCCGCCGAAGGCGTGAAGTTCGTAACCAATGCGGAAGTAGGAACGAAAATTCCTGTCGAAGATCTTCGCCGCGACTTCGACGCCATAGTTCTCGCCGGCGGCTCCGAGCGTCCTCGTGACCTGAAAATTCCCGGACGGGAGTTGAAGGGAATTCACTACGCGATGGAATTTCTCGCGCAGCAGAACAAACGCTGCCTCGGCGACACGCTCGATCCCGCGACCGAAATTCTCGCCACCGGAAAACGCATCGTCATCATCGGCGGCGGCGACACTGGCGCCGATTGCCTGGGCACGGTGCATCGCCAGAAGCCGGCTTCAGTGCATCAGTTCGAGATCATGCCCAAGCCGCCCGACGAACGCTCGCCGCTAACGCCCTGGCCGCTTTGGCCCATGCAACTTCGCGTTGAGGGCGCTCATGAAGAAGGCGGCGTGCGCGACTGGAGCATTGCGACCACAGAATTCATCGGCGACGCGGCCGGCCACGTTAAACAACTTCACGCCGTTAGGGTCGGCACTCCTCCGAAGTTCGACTCCATCCCCGGCACCGAGTTCAGCATGGACGCGGATCTCGTCCTGATCGCCATGGGCTTCCTCGGCCCCGAGCGCCGTGGCATGATCGAGCAACTGGGAGTTCAACTCGACAACCGCGGCAACGTGGCGACCGACCCGAACTATATGTCGTCAATTCCCGGAGTCTTCGCCGCCGGCGACATGCGCCGCGGACAGTCGCTGGTAGTGTGGGCGATTTCTGAAGGCCGCAAAGCCGCTGCCTCAGTAGATGCGTACTTGAAAGCGCAATCCATCCGCCCGGTCACGCCAGCTTCCGCCGCGCAACAAATCGCCTGA